From the genome of Spinacia oleracea cultivar Varoflay chromosome 2, BTI_SOV_V1, whole genome shotgun sequence, one region includes:
- the LOC110799480 gene encoding acid phosphatase 1 — MYPPPSLIILKLLLSTLLLVTPSQSLSQGNHEDDHESSSLFCESWRFSVETNNAGNWSTIPSRCYEFVNHYMTGDRYVSDLGVTGRNALDYAKTVDIAGDGMDAWVFDIDETLLSMLAYYKLHKFRSTTLKVEVKWGLRHKLTVLPASLSLYNEIRQLGFTVFLLTGRPEWLRNQTVTNLLYAGYNDWERLILRQSYDERKKAIDYKSENRKQLEDEGYRIHGSLGDQWSDLLGYATAQRSFKYPNLMYYAA; from the exons ATGTATCCACCTCCATCCTTGATTATACTCAAACTCCTCCTTTCCACTCTTCTTCTTGTCACTCCATCCCAATCTCTCTCGCAAGGCAACCACGAAGATGATCACGAGTCGTCGTCGCTCTTCTGCGAAAGCTGGCGGTTTTCTGTAGAGACTAACAACGCCGGAAATTGGTCAACTATACCCTCCCGTTGTTATGAGTTTGTAAACCACTACATGACCGGCGATCGATACGTGTCAGACTTAGGCGTTACCGGGAGAAATGCGTTGGACTATGCTAAAACCGTGGATATAGCCGGCGATGGGATGGATGCTTGGGTCTTTGACATTGATGAGACCCTTCTCTCGATGTTGGCTTACTATAAACTTCACAAATTTAG GAGCACTACCTTGAAAGTAGAAGTAAAGTGGGGGTTGCGGCATAAACTAACCGTGTTGCCGGCAAGTTTGAGTCTATACAACGAGATTCGTCAACTTGGTTTCACCGTCTTCCTCTTAACCGGCAGGCCTGAATGGTTAAGGAACCAAACTGTAACAAATCTATTGTATGCCGGGTACAATGACTGGGAAAGATTGATTCTGAG GCAGTCTTATGATGAAAGAAAAAAGGCTATCGATTACAAATCTGAAAACAGAAAGCAGCTAGAAGATGAAGGTTATAGAATCCATGGCAGCTTGGGAGATCAATGGAGTGACTTGCTTGGATATGCAACTGCACAACGATCGTTTAAATACCCTAATCTTATGTACTATGCCGCGTGA
- the LOC130467492 gene encoding uncharacterized protein: MGKSKKGEEVDAKCSIEDDVPLTTTLLNLRNKKKKEKEITPTIDADLLEDINKEVSETEEEEESELSKQRKVLQEQQKMVQALQEKLLQQEKQLDLIEQKKKGGEGQKNSSKDPEKQEETEKKEHEVKVHEEVKEPEKEEAEVKVPEELDEPERKEKKTNLKITLRKKKDGEKAGEEPEKAKGKSRKSIPNRKRTRSQLLKEEFPDLIKEVKQELEEAHKKKSLLPAEKISTKKVAPNAKKGNGVTLKKTAALKRGSKVNQIVVREVYEDEEDEEGGEEEGEEVEEESEPLMKKGKKVVEKRATRSKQIVVSDEVMEVVDDEKPKSLVVAKPKPEERKLNLRKTPQLMMRFLRGIASNEPDDIRKQQAIVELGFGSLLQLDIP, encoded by the exons ATGGGGAAATCGAAAAAAGGAGAAGAAGTTGATGCGAAATGTTCTATTGA GGATGATGTTCCTTTGACAACGACTTTattgaacttaagaaacaaaaagaagaaagagaaagaaattacACCAACAATTGATGCGGATTTGTTGGAAGATATCAACAAAGAAGTTTCAGAaacggaagaagaagaagagagcgA ACTTTCCAAACAAAGGAAAGTATTGCAAGAACAACAGAAGATGGTGCAAGCACTTCAGGAAAAGCTGCTACAACAGGAAAAGCAGCTGGATCTGATTGAACAAAAAAAGAAGGGTGGAGAAGGACAAAAAAATTCCAGCAAAGATCCTGAAAAGCAGGAAGAAACtgaaaagaaagagcatgaagTAAAAGTGCATGAAGAAGTGAAAGAACCTGAAAAAGAGGAGGCTGAGGTAAAAGTTCCAGAAGAGCTGGATGAaccagaaagaaaagaaaagaaaacgaactTAAAAATTACTTTGAG AAAGAAAAAAGACGGAGAAAAAGCTGGTGAGGAACCTGAAAAAGCAAAGGGGAAGTCTAGGAAATCAATACCAAACAGGAAAAGGACAAG AAGTCAATTGTTGAAAGAAGAATTTCCCGATCTTATCAAAGAGGTAAAGCAGGAATTGGAAGAGGCACATAAGAAGAAGAGCTTGTTGCCTGCTGAgaaaatttcaacaaaaaaagtTGCACCAAATGCTAAGAAGGGGAATGGAGTTACTTTGAAAAAGACTGCAGCACTTAAG AGGGGTAGCAAAGTTAATCAGATAGTTGTGAGGGAGGTTTATGAAGAcgaggaagatgaagaaggaggTGAAGAAGAAGGTGAAGAAGTAGAAGAGGAAAGTGAACCCTTAATGAAGAAGGGGAAAAAAGTAGTTGAGAAG aGAGCAACAAGAAGTAAACAAATTGTTGTTTCTGATGAGGTCATGGAGGTGGTGGATGATGAGAAACCAAAATCTTTGGTTGTTGCCAAACCAAAACCTGAAGAAAGGAAACTAAATCTAAGGAAAACTCCGCAATTGATGATGCGATTCTTGAGGGGAATTGCATCTAATGAACCAGATGATATAAGAAAACAACAAGCCATCGTGGAGTTAGGCTTTGGATCTCTTCTGCAACTTGACATCCCATAA
- the LOC110799471 gene encoding uncharacterized protein, with amino-acid sequence MDPCPFARLIIESLALQLPMGAKPSAGAGVHSSTTPCYCKITLKGFPSQTAILPLSSNGEQGSPSESATSAPGFHLDPAALRRMSGRPISFRVSVYSGRMGQTCGMTTGKLIGRVNLCVDLKGAEVKPIVFQSGWMRFGNQKGVEKNKGVHQAKLHLVVRSEPDPRFVFQFGGEPECSPVVFQIQGNISQPVFSCKFSADRNSRSRSLPANFAISNNNSNKKWMVRSLSGEKDKPVRERKGWMIMIYDLSGSPVAAASVITPFVPSPGSDRVSRSNPGAWLILRPHGSHVSSWKPWGRLEVWRERGSADGLGYKFELVTENGPTRTGIPIAEATMSIKKGGQFCIDKRDSNLGEGVMRSPVRGFVMGSTVEGEGKVSKPLVQVGMQHVTCMADAALFVALSAAIDLSMDACRLFSQKLRKELCHDDQYDLIL; translated from the exons ATGGATCCATGTCCATTTGCGAGGTTGATAATCGAGTCGTTAGCACTTCAGCTCCCGATGGGAGCGAAGCCTTCAGCGGGAGCTGGAGTCCACTCTAGTACGACTCCTTGTTACTGTAAGATCACACTTAAAGGCTTTCCATCTCAGACAGCCATTCTACCTCTTTCCTCTAACGGTGAACAGGGTTCTCCGTCGGAGTCCGCCACTAGCGCACCGGGATTTCATCTAGACCCCGCGGCGCTGCGCCGGATGTCAGGTCGGCCCATCTCTTTCCGAGTATCGGTATATTCCGGTCGAATGGGTCAGACCTGTGGGATGACTACTGGAAAGCTAATAGGTCGGGTTAATTTGTGTGTCGACCTTAAAGGAGCCGAAGTTAAGCCTATTGTTTTCCAATCCGGATGGATGAGGTTTGGGAATCAGAAAGGGGTTGAGAAAAACAAAGGAGTTCATCAAGCTAAACTACATTTGGTGGTCCGTTCTGAACCGGACCCTCGGTTCGTTTTTCAGTTTGGTGGTGAACCGGAGTGTAGCCCGGTTGTTTTCCAGATCCAAGGAAATATCAGTCAACCAGTTTTCAGCTGCAAATTTAGCGCAGACCGGAACTCCCGCTCTCG ATCACTTCCAGCAAACTTTGCCATAAGTAACAACAATAGTAATAAGAAATGGATGGTGAGATCTTTGTCAGGGGAGAAGGATAAGCCAGTGAGAGAGCGAAAGGGGTGGATGATAATGATCTACGACCTCTCTGGTTCCCCAGTCGCAGCAGCATCAGTCATCACCCCATTCGTACCATCCCCTGGGTCTGACCGAGTCTCTCGGTCAAACCCTGGGGCATGGCTTATCCTCCGTCCCCACGGCTCCCATGTTAGTAGTTGGAAGCCATGGGGCCGACTTGAGGTATGGCGCGAGAGAGGGTCCGCCGATGGACTAGGTTACAAGTTCGAGCTGGTCACTGAAAACGGGCCTACTCGGACTGGCATCCCTATCGCCGAGGCAACAATGAGTATAAAAAAGGGGGGACAGTTTTGCATTGATAAACGTGATTCCAACTTGGGAGAGGGGGTAATGAGGTCCCCGGTTCGAGGGTTTGTAATGGGGTCCACGGTGGAAGGGGAAGGTAAAGTAAGCAAGCCACTAGTTCAGGTAGGCATGCAGCATGTCACCTGTATGGCAGATGCAGCTCTGTTTGTAGCACTTTCAGCTGCCATTGATCTTAGCATGGATGCTTGTCGATTATTCTCTCAAAAACTAAGGAAGGAGCTTTGTCATGACGATCAATATGACCTTATCTTGTAG